In the Gorilla gorilla gorilla isolate KB3781 chromosome 10, NHGRI_mGorGor1-v2.1_pri, whole genome shotgun sequence genome, one interval contains:
- the NXPH4 gene encoding neurexophilin-4: protein MRLLPEWFLLLFGPWLLRKAVSAQIPESGRPQYLGLRPAAAGAGAPGQQLPEPRSSDGLGAGRAWSWAWPTNHTGALAQAGAAGALPAQRTKRKPSIKAARAKKIFGWGDFYFRVHTLKFSLLVTGKIVDHVNGTFSVYFRHNSSSLGNLSVSIVPPSKRVEFGGVWLPGPVPRPLQSTLALEGVLPGLGPPLGMAAAAAGPGLGGSLGGALAGPLGGALGVPGAKESRAFNCHVEYEKTNRARKHRPCLYDPSQVCFTEHTQSQAAWLCAKPFKVICIFVSFLSFDYKLVQKVCPDYNFQSEHPYFG from the exons ATGCGGCTGCTCCCGGAATGGTTCCTCTTGCTCTTTGGCCCGTGGCTCCTTAGGAAG GCCGTCAGTGCCCAGATACCAGAGTCCGGAAGGCCGCAGTACCTGGGGCTGCGCCCCGCCGCGGCCGGAGCGGGTGCCCCCGGCCAGCAGCTCCCAGAGCCAAGGTCTTCGGACGGCCTAGGCGCGGGCCGCGCCTGGAGCTGGGCCTGGCCGACCAACCACACGGGGGCGCTGGCCCAGGCAGGGGCAGCCGGGGCGTTGCCCGCGCAGCGCACCAAGAGGAAGCCGTCCATCAAGGCGGCGCGCGCCAAAAAGATCTTCGGCTGGGGGGACTTCTACTTTCGGGTGCATACCCTCAAGTTTTCGCTGCTGGTGACCGGCAAGATCGTGGACCATGTGAACGGTACCTTCAGTGTGTATTTCCGCCACAACtcgtccagcctgggcaacctcagTGTCAGCATCGTGCCGCCCTCCAAGCGTGTCGAGTTCGGAGGAGTCTGGCTTCCCGGGCCTGTCCCCCGCCCTCTGCAGTCTACGCTCGCCCTGGAGGGGGTGCTTCCTGGGCTGGGGCCCCCGCTGGGGATGGCAGCAGCAGCGGCGGGGCCGGGGCTTGGGGGCTCCCTCGGGGGCGCACTGGCGGGTCCGCTTGGGGGCGCGTTGGGAGTGCCTGGGGCCAAAGAGTCACGCGCTTTCAATTGCCACGTGGAGTATGAGAAGACAAACCGCGCGCGCAAGCACCGACCGTGCCTGTACGACCCATCGCAGGTGTGCTTCACCGAGCACACGCAGAGCCAGGCCGCCTGGCTCTGTGCCAAGCCCTTCAAAGTCATCTGTATCTTCGTCTCTTTCCTCAGCTTTGACTACAAACTGGTGCAGAAGGTGTGCCCAGACTATAACTTCCAGAGTGAGCACCCCTACTTCGGATAG